In Thermotomaculum hydrothermale, a single genomic region encodes these proteins:
- the queA gene encoding tRNA preQ1(34) S-adenosylmethionine ribosyltransferase-isomerase QueA, translating to MRTDEFDYNLPQELIAQKPRDQRDKSRMMVLNRKEKSIEHKIFYEFPEIIPDNTMIVLNNTKVFPARLYLTKRETGAKIEVFLLKQLDKEAKRWKCMIKPSKRVKKGTVLEFENGKKVIVEEKFDEGIHYVFFDFDNPFEEIFKYGKTPLPPYIKREPQKDFDPIRYQTVFAEKTGAVAAPTAGFHFTESVLKRLEERGIPVRKVTLYVGLGTFKPVTVDIVEKHKMDSEHFEISKEVARDINEWKKKGGKILAVGTTVVRTLEGCFAKYGEVRGVSDETDIFIYPPYEFKVIDYLLTNFHLPKSTLIMLVSAFAGKDFVFNAYNEAVRERYRFYSYGDCMLIL from the coding sequence TTGAGGACAGATGAATTTGATTACAATTTACCGCAGGAGTTGATTGCTCAAAAGCCCCGTGACCAAAGGGATAAAAGCAGAATGATGGTTTTAAACAGAAAAGAAAAGAGTATTGAGCATAAAATATTCTATGAATTTCCCGAGATAATCCCGGACAACACAATGATTGTTTTAAACAATACAAAGGTTTTCCCTGCAAGGCTTTATCTTACAAAGAGAGAAACAGGGGCAAAGATTGAGGTGTTTTTGTTAAAGCAGTTGGATAAGGAAGCAAAAAGATGGAAGTGTATGATAAAGCCTTCAAAGAGGGTAAAAAAGGGTACTGTGCTTGAATTTGAAAATGGTAAAAAGGTAATTGTTGAGGAAAAGTTTGACGAGGGAATTCACTATGTTTTCTTTGACTTTGACAATCCATTTGAAGAGATATTTAAGTATGGGAAAACCCCTCTTCCACCTTACATAAAAAGAGAGCCTCAAAAAGACTTTGACCCTATAAGGTATCAAACTGTTTTTGCTGAAAAGACAGGTGCAGTTGCAGCCCCCACCGCTGGCTTTCATTTTACTGAAAGTGTTTTGAAAAGACTTGAGGAAAGGGGAATTCCTGTTAGAAAGGTAACACTCTATGTTGGATTGGGAACCTTCAAGCCTGTTACTGTGGATATTGTTGAGAAGCACAAAATGGACAGCGAACACTTTGAAATCAGTAAAGAGGTTGCAAGAGACATAAATGAATGGAAGAAAAAAGGGGGAAAAATACTTGCTGTGGGAACAACAGTGGTAAGAACGCTTGAGGGCTGCTTTGCAAAGTATGGAGAGGTAAGGGGAGTTTCAGACGAAACAGATATATTCATTTATCCCCCTTATGAGTTTAAGGTAATTGATTATCTCCTTACAAATTTTCACCTTCCAAAATCAACACTAATAATGCTTGTATCAGCTTTTGCCGGAAAAGATTTTGTTTTTAATGCTTACAACGAAGCGGTAAGGGAAAGGTACAGATTTTACTCTTACGGCGATTGTATGTTGATTTTATAG
- a CDS encoding glycosyltransferase family 39 protein, protein MKDFIKENHKVIFVFLLTTVLYFYGSNKIPLLNRTDSRYAEIAREMVISGNYIVPKLMGTPHLHKPPLSYWFMALGMKIFGINEFGVRFFQIIFAILSLFIIYLIARELFDKEKAYWTLILSSTSPGIFFTSRILATDIFLFFFELTAFYFYLKFYKTKKEILLYLFWLSLGLGFMTKGPVAVVIPLLILVLISLFKLDFSEIKPLFRLKYLLTFSVIAFPWYLYLIFSDKKILEYFLIDQLYARIAGIKGTKIGHPKSVYYYFEILPILILPFYIPFLIAIIEKIRKGISNRDLFLITWFSFPLIFFSVILTKLPTYILFSIPPAAMLTADWIEETKSKLKCLWLTAGLIPFLFLLNTRYLNISSQINREIVKLSIITGILILFLSIIKFIKNKCFKALFFISWTILFIFIVKLFISYPQLLNSNKKLAYISKEFSHSGFTFVSFRQYAFQIPFYTHGETPYYCDIKIEKEISPFKKIISCKELKKLWDKENFLILVSKKDIINLTDLVKDCFVLAKDGNNFVISNKPLWGANINWKEGVKTHRLKAPVNLMQFVKVSFNNALTKAKQAIDKEYNLHDSELAIIKNRVYYEFEFVKRGDFFEVHVDAYTGNISIKEPVNEKAEFTEHDLKNLSNIEKGEARKIALNLIKGKILEEEIEIENGALCYAYHIEHNNNEYEILINVSNGLPFKISFEKQM, encoded by the coding sequence TTGAAGGATTTTATTAAGGAAAACCACAAAGTAATATTTGTTTTTCTGCTAACAACAGTCCTGTACTTTTACGGTTCAAATAAAATCCCCCTTTTAAATAGAACTGATTCAAGGTATGCAGAAATAGCAAGGGAAATGGTTATAAGCGGCAATTATATTGTCCCAAAGTTAATGGGGACACCTCACCTTCATAAACCACCTTTAAGTTACTGGTTTATGGCACTTGGAATGAAAATTTTTGGTATAAATGAATTCGGAGTGAGATTTTTTCAAATAATTTTTGCAATTTTGTCACTTTTCATAATATATTTAATTGCAAGAGAACTATTTGATAAAGAAAAGGCATACTGGACGCTTATCCTCTCATCAACCTCTCCTGGAATTTTCTTTACATCAAGAATTCTTGCAACAGATATATTCCTTTTCTTTTTTGAATTAACGGCATTTTATTTTTATTTAAAATTTTACAAAACAAAAAAGGAAATACTACTATATCTTTTCTGGTTATCATTAGGTTTGGGATTTATGACAAAAGGGCCTGTTGCAGTTGTTATCCCTCTTTTAATACTTGTTTTAATATCCTTATTTAAACTTGATTTTTCAGAAATAAAACCGCTTTTTAGATTAAAATATCTCCTTACCTTCTCTGTAATAGCCTTCCCATGGTATCTTTACCTTATTTTTTCAGACAAAAAAATACTTGAATACTTTCTAATAGACCAGCTTTACGCAAGAATTGCAGGGATAAAAGGCACAAAAATAGGACACCCAAAGTCTGTTTACTATTACTTTGAAATACTACCGATTTTAATACTTCCCTTTTACATACCTTTTTTAATAGCAATAATTGAGAAAATTAGAAAAGGGATTTCTAACAGAGATTTATTTTTAATTACCTGGTTTTCCTTTCCGTTGATATTTTTTTCAGTTATACTTACCAAACTACCGACTTATATTTTATTTTCAATCCCGCCTGCAGCAATGCTTACAGCAGACTGGATTGAAGAGACAAAATCAAAATTAAAGTGCCTCTGGCTAACCGCTGGACTTATACCGTTTTTATTTCTTTTAAATACCCGCTACCTAAACATTTCATCCCAGATAAACAGGGAAATAGTAAAACTTTCTATAATTACAGGAATATTGATTCTATTTCTTTCAATTATAAAATTCATTAAAAATAAATGCTTTAAAGCATTGTTTTTTATTTCTTGGACAATCCTTTTTATTTTTATTGTTAAGCTTTTTATTTCCTACCCCCAACTTCTAAATTCAAACAAAAAATTAGCATATATTAGCAAAGAATTTTCTCATAGTGGTTTTACCTTTGTTTCTTTTAGACAGTATGCATTTCAAATTCCATTTTATACCCACGGAGAAACCCCTTATTATTGCGACATTAAAATAGAAAAAGAAATTTCCCCTTTTAAAAAAATTATAAGCTGTAAAGAGTTAAAAAAATTGTGGGATAAAGAAAATTTTCTAATTCTTGTTTCAAAAAAAGACATAATAAATTTAACCGATTTGGTTAAAGACTGCTTTGTCCTTGCAAAAGATGGAAATAATTTTGTTATTTCCAATAAACCTCTGTGGGGTGCCAACATAAACTGGAAAGAAGGGGTTAAAACTCATAGATTAAAAGCACCTGTAAACCTTATGCAATTTGTAAAAGTATCTTTTAATAATGCCCTAACAAAAGCAAAACAGGCAATTGATAAAGAATACAACCTGCACGACTCAGAACTTGCTATTATAAAAAACAGGGTTTACTATGAGTTTGAATTTGTTAAAAGAGGAGATTTTTTTGAAGTACATGTTGATGCATACACAGGCAATATATCAATAAAAGAACCAGTTAACGAGAAAGCTGAATTTACTGAACATGATTTAAAAAATCTCTCAAATATTGAGAAGGGTGAAGCAAGAAAAATAGCATTAAATTTAATTAAAGGCAAAATCCTTGAAGAAGAAATTGAAATTGAAAACGGGGCTTTGTGCTATGCGTATCACATTGAACATAATAACAATGAATACGAAATTTTAATTAATGTTTCCAATGGACTTCCCTTTAAAATCTCTTTTGAAAAACAAATGTAA